One Coccinella septempunctata chromosome 1, icCocSept1.1, whole genome shotgun sequence DNA window includes the following coding sequences:
- the LOC123308606 gene encoding valine--tRNA ligase isoform X3, whose protein sequence is MSEKVEVIKENGNVAPIKTEKQLEKEAKKQAKLDKLKQKLEKKQTVAPKKESEVKKEKKKEFKETAVYTANTPEGTKKNVSDPLPDAYSPKYVEAAWYSWWEKSGFFKPEYGKKSISDPSPKGKFIIIIPPPNVTGTLHLGHALTNSIQDCIVRWHRMKGQMTLWNPGCDHAGIATQVVVEKKLWREEKKTRHDVGREDFMKKIWKWKQEKGDRIYHQLKKMGSSYDWDRAAFTMDPKLCKAVVEAFVRLHDENIIYRANRLVNWSCTLKSAISDIEVDKVEIPGRTFLSVPGYANKIEFGVIISFAYPVEGSDEKLVVATTRIETMLGDTAVAVHPEDERYKHLHGKFVVHPFCDRKIPIVVDSYVEKDFGTGAVKITPAHDPNDYEVGKRHNLPFITIFNDQGDICGDYGKFTGMKRFDARKAILEALKEKGLYVETKNNPMVVPICSRSKDIVEPMLKPQWYVKCEEMARKAVEAVNSGELKIIPEMHIKTWHHWMEGIRDWCISRQLWWGHRIPAYKVTFKTKPENVGETEIWVSGRTEQEALEKAQTKFSTTVDNITLTQDEDVLDTWFSSALFPFSIFGWPDQTEDLNVFYPTSLLETGHDILFFWVARMVFFGQKLLGKLPFKEVYLHPIIRDAHGRKMSKSLGNVIDPMDVIHGITLEGLHNQLADGNLDSKEVEKAKAGQKQDFPEGIPECGTDALRFALCAMCRGRDINLDILRVQGYRFFCNKIWNATRFALTYLGNDFEAPENNSLIGNESLMDLWILSRLSAAAHDANKGFEIYDFSLVTNSCYNVWLYEICDVYLEYLKPVFTGGDETAKKTARVTLYRALEVALRLLSPFMPFITEELYQRLPRSSASAEKIPSICIASYPEAEELGWRQVAIEEDVDFIQKVAKAIRSARSDYNLPNKTKTEAYVKCSDPTISNIVTKYNFPLCTLSYCSKIATNEEVPVGCTIITVSDKCEVHLLLKGLIEPTKEIAKIEKKMQILQGTQTSLAKAMSAADYSAKVPVEVQEANSEKLSQTKIELERLEVALGNLRLME, encoded by the exons atgagcgAAAAAGTCGAAGTTATCAAAGAAAATGGGAATGTTGCCCCAATAAAAACCGAAAAACAGCTGGAGAAAGAGGCTAAGAAACAAGCAAAACTCGATAAATTGAAACAGAAACTGGAAAAGAAGCAAACTGTTGCCCCAAAAAAAGAAAGTGAGGTA aaaaaagaaaagaaaaaggaaTTTAAAGAAACTGCTGTATATACAGCGAATACTCCTGAGGGTACAAAGAAGAATGTTTCAGACCCATTACCGGATGCTTACAGCCCAAAATATGTTGAAGCAGCGTGGTACTCTTGGTGGGAGAAGAGCGGATTTTTCAAACCAGAATATGGA AAAAAGTCTATTAGTGACCCATCTCCTAAAGGaaaattcattataattattcCTCCACCTAATGTAACTGGGACCTTACATTTGGGTCATGCTTTAACTAATTCAATTCAAGATTGTATTGTCAGATG GCATAGAATGAAAGGACAAATGACATTGTGGAACCCCGGTTGTGATCATGCTGGTATCGCTACACAGGTTGtagtagaaaaaaaattgtggagAGAGGAGAAAAAAACCAGGCATGATGTTGGAAGagaagattttatgaagaaaatttggaaATGGAAGCAAGA GAAAGGTGATAGAATTTATCaccagttgaaaaaaatgggcTCCTCATATGATTGGGATAGAGCAGCTTTCACAATGGATCCTAAGTTATGCAAAGCTGTTGTAGAGGCTTTTGTTAGATTGCATGATGAGAATATCATCTACAGAGCTAATCGCCTTGTAAATTGGTCTTGCACTTTGAAATCTGCAATTTCAGATATTGAG GTAGATAAAGTTGAAATTCCTGGTAGAACATTCCTTTCTGTGCCTGGTTATgccaataaaattgaatttggaGTTATAATATCATTTGCTTATCCAGTGGAAGGTTCTGATGAAAAATTGGTTGTGGCAACAACTCGTATCGAAACCATGCTGGGAGATACTGCTGTTGCTGTTCACCCAGAAGATGAAAG ATACAAGCATCTTCATGGAAAATTTGTAGTTCATCCATTCTGTGATCGAAAAATTCCAATTGTTGTCGACTCTTATGTGGAAAAAGATTTTGGTACTGGAGCTGTTAAAATTACTCCCGCTCATGATCCTAACGATTACGAGGTTGGAAAAAGGCATAATTTACCTTTTATAACAATCTTCAATGATCAGGGCGATATATGCGGTGATTATGGAAAATTCACT GGCATGAAACGTTTCGATGCTAGAAAAGCTATTTTGGAGGCATTGAAAGAGAAAGGTCTCTACGTAGAAACCAAAAACAATCCTATGGTAGTACCCATTTGCAGTAGAAGCAAAGACATTGTAGAGCCAATGTTGAAGCCACAATGGTATGTCAAATGTGAAGAAATGGCCAGAAAGGCTGTTGAAGCTGTTAACTCTGGGGAATTAAAGATAATTCCTGAAATGCATATAAAAACTTGGCACCATTGGATGGAGGGAATTCGGGATTGGTGTATTTCCAGACAGCTGTGGTGGGGACATAGAATACCAGCCTACAAAGTTACTTTCAAGACAAAGCCAGAAAAC GTAGGTGAAACGGAGATCTGGGTATCTGGTAGAACAGAACAGGAAGCTTTGGAAAAAGCTCAAACAAAATTCTCAACAACAGTGGACAACATAACACTGACCCAAGATGAAGATGTATTGGATACTTGGTTCTCATCTGCtctatttccattttcaatatttggatGGCCTGATCAAACTGAGGATCTTAATGTGTTTTACCCCACGTCCTTATTGGAAACTGGACATGATATCTTATTTTTCTGGGTGGCAAGAATGGTTTTCTTCGGACAGAAATTACTGGGCAAGTTACCTTTCAA GGAAGTGTATCTTCATCCAATCATAAGAGATGCGCACGGTCGAAAAATGAGCAAGTCCCTTGGAAACGTGATTGATCCAATGGATGTGATCCATGGCATCACTCTTGAAGGTCTGCACAATCAACTTGCTGATGGCAATTTGGACTCCAAGGAGGTAGAAAAGGCCAAAGCTGGTCAGAAACAAGATTTTCCTGAGGGTATTCCTGAATGTGGCACAGACGCATTGAGATTTGCCCTTTGTGCTATGTGCAGAGGACGTGATATAAACTTGGATATTCTCAGAGTGCAAGGATACAG GTTTTTCTGTAACAAAATTTGGAACGCAACTCGTTTCGCTTTGACCTACCTAGGAAATGATTTCGAAGCTCCTGAAAACAATTCATTAATAGGCAATGAAAGTCTTATGGATCTGTGGATTTTGAGTCGACTCTCAGCGGCTGCACATGATGCAAACAAaggttttgaaatttatgaCTTTTCCCTGGTTACCAATTCCTGCTACAATGTGTGGCTGTATGAAATTTGTGATGTTTATTTG gaatacCTGAAACCGGTGTTCACTGGAGGAGATGAAACTGCCAAAAAAACGGCCCGTGTCACACTTTACCGAGCATTAGAAGTAGCTCTCCGTTTGCTTTCACCTTTTATGCCTTTTATTACCGAAGAACTCTATCAAAGGTTACCCAGATCTTCTGCATCTGCGGAAAAAATTCCCAGCATTTGCATTGCTTCTTATCCTGAAGCGGAAGAATTGGGATGGAGACAAGTAGCTATTGAAGAAGATGTTGATTTCATTCAAAAAGTAGCCAAAGCTATCAGGTCGGCTAGAAGTGATTACAACTTGCCCAATAAAACGAAAACCGAAG CTTATGTAAAATGCTCGGATCCTACAATTTCGAATATTGTAACGAAATACAATTTTCCCCTGTGTACTTTGTCCTACTGTTCGAAAATAGCAACTAATGAGGAGGTACCTGTTGGTTGCACTATTATAACTGTTTCCGACAAGTGTGAAGTGCATTTGTTGCTGAAAGGGCTCATTGAGCCTACTAAGGAAATagcgaaaattgaaaagaagatgcAAATTTTACAAGGAACTCAAACTTCTTTGGCAAAAGCTATGAGTGCTGCAGACTACTCTGCAAAG GTACCTGTGGAAGTCCAAGAAGCAAACTCTGAAAAGCTTTCTCAAACTAAAATTGAACTGGAGAGACTAGAAGTGGCACTTGGAAACTTGAGATTGATGGAATAA